In Pectobacterium aroidearum, the following are encoded in one genomic region:
- a CDS encoding adenylate/guanylate cyclase domain-containing protein has product MTAVSAVALVTISLFIVIQLFHFVHQRREDYARQLESIAYSVRQPLTDAVLQGEVQRAGNILDSLLPVAFLSRADVLLPDDFQTLHANFPKERPVPDWIARVFRLPIRISIPLYSPPQTQYSAPLAHLVLQADSYRMYQFIVSTFSTMLATYLLLALIMSIAITWCMNRLLIHPLRGIIIELQNLPPDAMLHRPLTLPPWHHDDELGALVRSYNRNQQLLEQSLSAGTEGAGLPDKAHFMRRLEQRLADATPFSLLVFGLDSSASKQGDMATLATQLRAVIEEQNEAGLTCLARLDCDEFALIGKTLGSAGQAQDWAQNVMLAINLPFLPADAQPARAVSVGILTITDPRPEAAALLLSQARFAMQLARHDKKCGIHCLTAPS; this is encoded by the coding sequence ATGACAGCCGTGTCTGCCGTGGCATTGGTGACGATCAGCCTGTTTATCGTCATACAGCTCTTTCACTTCGTTCATCAACGCCGTGAAGATTATGCCAGACAGCTGGAGAGCATCGCCTATTCCGTGCGCCAACCACTGACGGATGCGGTGCTGCAAGGGGAAGTTCAGCGGGCTGGCAATATTCTGGACAGCTTATTACCGGTTGCTTTTCTAAGCCGGGCAGATGTGCTGCTGCCGGATGATTTCCAGACGCTGCATGCGAATTTCCCGAAAGAACGTCCGGTGCCAGACTGGATCGCGCGGGTATTCAGGCTGCCGATCCGTATTTCTATTCCGCTCTATTCCCCACCGCAGACGCAGTACTCGGCACCGCTGGCACATCTGGTCTTGCAGGCGGATTCCTACCGGATGTATCAATTTATCGTCAGCACCTTTTCAACCATGCTGGCAACGTACCTGCTGCTGGCGCTGATTATGTCGATCGCCATTACCTGGTGCATGAACCGCCTGCTGATACACCCGCTGCGTGGGATTATTATCGAGTTACAGAATCTCCCGCCGGATGCCATGCTGCACCGTCCGCTCACGCTGCCGCCCTGGCATCATGATGATGAATTGGGCGCGTTGGTGCGCAGCTACAACCGCAATCAACAACTGCTGGAGCAATCTCTTTCTGCCGGAACGGAAGGGGCGGGGTTACCGGATAAAGCGCATTTTATGCGACGCCTCGAACAGCGTCTGGCCGATGCTACTCCATTCAGCCTGCTGGTTTTCGGGCTTGATTCCTCAGCCAGCAAGCAGGGCGATATGGCCACGCTAGCTACGCAGCTTCGCGCGGTGATTGAGGAACAAAACGAGGCAGGGCTCACCTGTCTGGCACGTCTCGATTGTGACGAATTCGCTCTCATCGGGAAAACGCTGGGATCTGCCGGGCAAGCACAGGACTGGGCGCAAAACGTCATGCTGGCGATCAATCTGCCTTTTTTACCCGCGGACGCCCAGCCTGCACGGGCTGTCAGTGTGGGTATCCTCACCATTACCGATCCTCGGCCAGAGGCGGCGGCGCTGCTGTTGTCACAGGCGCGTTTTGCCATGCAGCTAGCGCGGCATGATAAGAAATGTGGTATTCATTGCCTCACCGCGCCTTCCTGA
- a CDS encoding dicarboxylate/amino acid:cation symporter gives MKTSIFKSLYFQVLAAITIGILLGHFYPQLGEQMKPLGDGFVKLIKMIIAPVIFCTVVTGIAGMESMKSVGRTGAVALLYFEIVSTIALIIGLVVVNIVQPGAGMNIDPSTLDASAVAVYTQQASQQGLIPFLMDVIPASVVGAFASGNILQVLLFAVMFGFALHRLGAKGKVIFDVIDSFSKVIFGVINMIMKLAPLGAFGAMAFTIGKYGVGTLVQLGQLIACFYITCVLFIFLVLGSIAKATGFSIFKFIRYIREELLIVLGTSSSESVLPRMLEKMEKVGCKKSVVGLVIPTGYSFNLDGTSIYLTMAAVFIAQATNSHMDIWHQITLLVVLLLSSKGAAGVTGSGFIVLAATLSAVGHLPVAGLALILGIDRFMSEARALTNLIGNGVATIVVAKYCRELDEKKLDAELSGTNKSDNAATPTAQS, from the coding sequence ATGAAAACATCAATTTTTAAAAGTCTTTATTTTCAGGTTCTTGCTGCCATTACGATAGGGATACTGTTGGGGCATTTCTACCCTCAACTTGGCGAGCAAATGAAGCCTCTGGGCGATGGGTTTGTTAAATTAATTAAAATGATTATTGCGCCGGTTATCTTCTGTACGGTGGTTACCGGTATCGCAGGAATGGAAAGCATGAAGTCGGTCGGTCGTACTGGTGCGGTCGCCCTGCTGTATTTTGAAATTGTGAGTACGATTGCGCTGATTATCGGTCTGGTCGTGGTCAACATCGTGCAGCCTGGCGCGGGCATGAACATCGATCCAAGTACGCTTGATGCGTCTGCGGTGGCGGTTTATACCCAACAGGCTTCGCAACAGGGTCTGATTCCGTTCCTGATGGACGTGATTCCGGCGAGTGTGGTTGGCGCGTTTGCCAGCGGTAATATTTTGCAGGTTCTGTTGTTTGCCGTGATGTTCGGCTTTGCATTGCACCGCTTAGGGGCAAAAGGCAAAGTGATTTTTGACGTGATCGACAGCTTCTCCAAGGTCATTTTCGGCGTCATTAACATGATCATGAAACTGGCTCCGCTGGGTGCGTTCGGTGCAATGGCCTTCACCATCGGTAAATATGGTGTCGGTACGCTGGTGCAACTGGGGCAGCTGATCGCCTGCTTCTACATTACCTGTGTCCTGTTCATCTTCCTGGTGTTGGGAAGTATTGCTAAAGCGACCGGCTTCAGTATCTTCAAATTCATTCGCTACATCCGTGAAGAACTGCTGATCGTACTGGGTACGTCCTCTTCTGAATCCGTGCTGCCACGTATGCTGGAGAAGATGGAGAAGGTAGGTTGTAAAAAGTCTGTCGTCGGTCTGGTCATTCCTACCGGCTACTCGTTCAACCTTGACGGTACCTCCATCTACCTGACGATGGCGGCGGTGTTTATCGCTCAGGCGACCAACAGCCACATGGATATCTGGCATCAGATTACTCTGCTGGTGGTGCTGCTGCTGTCCTCTAAAGGTGCAGCGGGCGTGACGGGAAGCGGATTCATCGTGCTGGCGGCAACGCTGTCTGCCGTGGGCCACCTGCCTGTTGCTGGTCTGGCGCTGATTCTGGGTATTGACCGCTTCATGTCAGAAGCCCGTGCGCTGACTAACCTGATTGGTAACGGTGTTGCGACTATCGTGGTAGCGAAATATTGCCGCGAACTGGATGAGAAGAAACTGGATGCTGAGCTGTCCGGTACGAATAAAAGCGACAACGCGGCCACGCCGACAGCGCAGTCATAA
- a CDS encoding pitrilysin family protein encodes MQGTKKALFVGGLLLAVVSSSVQAEALQPDPAWQQGKLDNGFTWQLLTTPQRPGDRVELRLVVNAGSLLENAQQVGFAHFLPRLALAPGDKLSAAQRPSTWMSDANGSRVLPPAIISYDFTSYNLSLPNNRPELLKEALTWLAESAGQMTFDEKSLQAALKVPDQVATFPVNPQDPSWRYRLKGSPLLAHDPAQDVKPPLNGEQLQQFYKTWYTPDAMTLYIVGHVDNRSVIEQIGKVFSPLEGKREAPAPLPTLSPLPTQAISLMNNNVQKDTLSLMWDAPWHPIRESQALVRYWLGDMTREAMFWHLQQVLEKSPQKGNNLRFDCNVFYTRSQCAIHMDVPNSEGVEPGVTFMARELATLREKGLTQQEFDSLIARKTDELNKLFATYARTSTDILMDQRLRSQQNGVVDIAPEQYQKLRQSYLSALTLDMLNQELHQQLVQDTTLMLIQQPGEPEANMKALQEAYDRIMTPATEPAASAATAAPEGAVPEGKKPQETAPAAQ; translated from the coding sequence ATGCAGGGCACCAAAAAGGCGCTTTTCGTTGGTGGTTTGTTGCTGGCAGTGGTCAGCAGCAGCGTGCAGGCTGAAGCACTACAGCCCGATCCTGCCTGGCAGCAGGGTAAGCTTGATAATGGTTTTACCTGGCAGTTATTAACCACGCCACAGCGCCCCGGCGATCGGGTTGAGTTGCGCTTGGTGGTGAATGCCGGGTCACTGTTGGAAAACGCCCAGCAGGTAGGTTTTGCCCATTTTCTTCCTCGTCTGGCCTTGGCGCCCGGCGATAAACTGTCCGCAGCTCAGCGACCTTCCACGTGGATGAGCGATGCTAACGGCTCCCGCGTTCTGCCTCCGGCCATTATTTCGTACGATTTCACGTCGTATAACCTGAGCTTGCCGAATAATCGCCCCGAGCTGCTGAAAGAAGCGCTGACGTGGTTGGCTGAAAGCGCAGGGCAGATGACGTTCGACGAAAAAAGCCTACAGGCGGCGCTGAAGGTGCCCGATCAGGTCGCAACCTTTCCGGTTAACCCACAGGATCCGAGCTGGCGCTATCGTCTGAAAGGCTCGCCTCTGCTGGCGCACGATCCTGCTCAGGACGTCAAACCGCCGTTAAATGGCGAGCAGCTCCAGCAGTTTTATAAAACCTGGTATACGCCAGATGCCATGACGCTCTACATCGTTGGCCATGTGGATAACCGCAGCGTGATCGAGCAGATTGGCAAAGTCTTCTCCCCGCTGGAAGGGAAACGCGAAGCGCCAGCGCCCTTACCGACGTTAAGTCCGCTGCCGACGCAGGCGATCAGCCTGATGAATAACAACGTCCAGAAGGATACGCTGTCGTTGATGTGGGATGCGCCGTGGCACCCGATTCGTGAATCGCAGGCGTTGGTACGCTACTGGCTGGGTGATATGACGCGGGAGGCGATGTTCTGGCATTTGCAGCAGGTGCTGGAGAAGAGCCCGCAGAAGGGTAACAACCTCCGCTTCGACTGCAATGTGTTTTATACCCGTTCTCAGTGCGCGATCCATATGGACGTACCGAATAGCGAGGGCGTTGAGCCGGGCGTGACGTTTATGGCGCGTGAACTGGCGACGCTGCGTGAGAAAGGGCTGACACAGCAAGAGTTTGATTCGCTAATCGCGCGCAAGACGGACGAGCTGAACAAGCTGTTTGCTACCTATGCGCGTACCAGCACGGACATCCTGATGGATCAACGCCTGCGCTCCCAGCAAAACGGTGTCGTCGATATTGCTCCTGAGCAGTACCAGAAACTGCGTCAGAGCTATTTGTCCGCGCTGACGCTCGATATGCTGAATCAGGAACTGCACCAGCAGCTGGTACAGGATACAACGCTGATGCTGATCCAACAGCCCGGTGAGCCGGAAGCGAATATGAAGGCATTGCAGGAAGCTTACGATCGGATTATGACACCGGCGACCGAGCCTGCGGCCAGCGCCGCGACGGCTGCACCTGAAGGCGCCGTTCCAGAAGGAAAAAAACCGCAGGAAACGGCTCCCGCCGCTCAGTAA
- a CDS encoding sugar kinase: MTTTNIAVIGECMIELSQKGTDLNRGFGGDTLNTAVYIARQVNADKLGVHYVTALGTDSFSTEMVAAWQKEGVKTDLIQRLDNKLPGLYFIETDASGERTFYYWRNDAAARYWLDSPEAEKIGQSLAHFDYLYLSGISLAILNAESRQRLLALLRACRANGGKVIFDNNYRPRLWQSKEETQQAYTDILSCTDIAFLTLDDEDMLWGAKPLEAVLERTHGLGVSEVVIKRGADSCIVSERGQALVDVPAIKLPKEKVVDTTAAGDSFSAGYLSVRLNGGSTQEAAQRGHLTASTVIQYRGAIIPLEAMPA; this comes from the coding sequence ATGACAACTACTAACATTGCCGTAATCGGCGAATGCATGATCGAACTGTCGCAGAAGGGCACGGATCTTAACCGTGGATTTGGCGGCGATACGCTGAACACCGCCGTTTACATTGCCCGTCAGGTAAACGCCGATAAGCTGGGCGTGCATTACGTAACCGCTCTCGGCACCGATAGCTTCAGTACCGAGATGGTTGCCGCCTGGCAAAAAGAAGGGGTGAAAACCGACCTGATTCAGCGCCTGGACAACAAGCTGCCCGGTTTATACTTCATTGAAACCGACGCGAGCGGCGAGCGTACATTCTACTATTGGCGTAATGATGCCGCTGCCCGCTACTGGCTGGACAGCCCGGAAGCAGAAAAAATCGGTCAGTCGCTGGCGCACTTTGACTATCTCTACCTGAGCGGTATCAGTCTGGCGATTCTGAACGCCGAAAGCCGCCAACGTCTCCTCGCCCTGCTGCGCGCCTGCCGCGCCAACGGCGGTAAAGTAATTTTTGATAATAACTATCGCCCACGTTTGTGGCAGAGCAAAGAAGAAACGCAACAGGCTTATACCGACATCCTATCCTGTACCGATATTGCTTTCCTGACGCTGGATGACGAAGACATGCTGTGGGGCGCGAAGCCACTGGAAGCGGTACTGGAGCGGACACACGGTCTGGGCGTGAGCGAAGTAGTCATTAAACGCGGGGCTGATTCCTGCATCGTGTCAGAACGTGGACAAGCTCTGGTTGATGTTCCGGCGATCAAATTGCCAAAAGAGAAAGTGGTCGATACCACCGCAGCAGGCGATTCCTTCAGCGCAGGCTATCTGTCAGTGCGCCTGAATGGCGGCAGCACGCAGGAAGCGGCACAGCGCGGCCACCTGACGGCCAGCACGGTCATTCAATACCGTGGCGCGATTATCCCGCTTGAGGCAATGCCTGCATAA
- the yhjD gene encoding inner membrane protein YhjD — protein MPVPADPDRKSTSSTPEGDTSPQKPLSFLDKSKRLAARIQAIPSVAHLIRAGERFNDRMGNQFGAAITYFSFLSLIPILMVSFAAVGFVLASNPDLLTGLINRIVNSISDPNLANTLKNTVNTAVQQRTTVGITGLLIALYSGISWMGNLREAIRAQSRDVWERSPKDEEKIYFQYTRDFLSLTGLVIALIITLFLTSVAGTAQNMIVTALGLDGIEWLRPALTLIALSISIFANYLLFLWIFFVLPRHKPKRKALFRGTLIAAVGFEVIKFAMTVALPKLASSPSGAAFGSVIGLMAFFYFFARLTLFCAAWIATANYKGDTSTDRNEQEKEPPSDR, from the coding sequence ATGCCTGTACCGGCAGACCCGGATCGCAAATCAACATCGTCAACCCCAGAAGGGGACACATCGCCGCAGAAACCCCTCTCGTTTCTGGATAAGAGCAAACGTCTGGCCGCACGTATTCAGGCGATTCCCAGCGTGGCACACCTGATCCGCGCGGGCGAACGCTTCAACGATCGAATGGGCAACCAGTTTGGTGCGGCCATTACCTATTTTTCCTTCCTGTCGCTGATTCCCATTCTCATGGTGTCGTTTGCCGCCGTCGGTTTTGTGTTGGCCTCCAACCCCGACCTGCTGACGGGGCTGATTAACCGTATCGTCAACAGCATCAGCGATCCTAATCTGGCCAATACACTGAAAAATACCGTCAACACGGCCGTGCAGCAGCGTACCACCGTCGGGATTACCGGCTTGCTGATTGCGCTCTATTCCGGCATCAGTTGGATGGGAAATCTGCGTGAAGCGATTCGCGCCCAGTCGCGCGACGTATGGGAGAGGAGCCCGAAAGATGAAGAGAAGATTTACTTTCAGTACACGCGGGATTTTCTGTCGCTGACTGGCCTGGTCATTGCGCTGATTATTACGCTGTTCCTGACCTCCGTTGCCGGCACCGCGCAAAACATGATTGTGACCGCGCTGGGGCTGGATGGCATTGAGTGGCTGCGCCCCGCGTTGACGCTGATTGCCCTGTCGATCTCCATCTTCGCCAACTATCTGTTATTTCTTTGGATATTCTTCGTTTTACCGCGCCATAAACCCAAGCGCAAAGCGCTCTTTCGCGGCACGCTGATCGCCGCCGTAGGCTTTGAAGTCATCAAGTTTGCGATGACCGTCGCGCTGCCTAAACTGGCCAGCTCGCCTTCCGGTGCCGCGTTCGGTTCGGTTATTGGTCTGATGGCATTTTTCTATTTCTTCGCGCGTCTGACGCTCTTCTGCGCCGCCTGGATCGCCACGGCAAACTACAAAGGTGACACCTCGACAGACCGGAATGAGCAGGAAAAAGAACCGCCTTCCGATCGTTAA
- a CDS encoding MFS transporter has translation MPTPSPSEPALSGLRLNLRIVSIVAFNFASYLNIGLPLAVLPGYVHDHLGYSAFWAGLVISLQYFSTLLTRPHAGRSADEKGPKKIVVWGLAGVMLSGVFYLLAAFSDASPAITLLLLCLGRVVLGAGQSFAGTGATLWGVGVVGSRHIGRVISWNGIATYGAMAIGAPLGVWLNHIGGLKLLSVCIILIAAVAIVLALPRPTVQVAPGKKIPFREVLGKVWVYGIILAIASAGFGVIATFITLFYADRNWDGAALTLTIFSCAFVGARLVFPNSIQRFGGLRVAMACFVVEIVGLLLVWGAALPLMAEVGAFLAGAGFSLVFPALGVVAVQAVSPQNQGSALATYTIFLDLSLGIVGPVAGVLMAYTGIASIYLAAALLGLCGLALTWRLTQRTAVKE, from the coding sequence ATGCCAACACCTTCCCCATCCGAACCGGCGCTGAGCGGTCTGCGCCTTAATCTGCGCATCGTTTCAATTGTGGCGTTCAATTTCGCCAGCTATCTGAATATTGGCCTGCCGTTGGCGGTGTTGCCGGGGTATGTGCATGACCACCTTGGCTATAGCGCGTTCTGGGCCGGTCTGGTCATCAGCCTGCAATATTTTTCCACGCTGTTGACCCGCCCGCACGCGGGGCGTAGCGCCGATGAAAAAGGACCGAAAAAAATCGTCGTTTGGGGGCTGGCTGGCGTCATGCTTAGCGGGGTGTTTTACCTGCTGGCCGCTTTTAGTGATGCATCGCCCGCGATCACGCTGCTGCTACTGTGTCTCGGGCGCGTTGTGCTGGGAGCTGGGCAGAGTTTTGCCGGGACAGGTGCAACGCTCTGGGGCGTTGGTGTGGTCGGTTCCCGACACATCGGGCGTGTGATTTCATGGAATGGTATTGCCACCTATGGGGCGATGGCGATTGGTGCACCGCTCGGCGTCTGGCTCAACCATATCGGTGGGCTAAAACTGCTCTCCGTGTGCATTATCCTGATTGCGGCGGTGGCGATTGTTCTCGCGCTGCCACGCCCGACGGTTCAGGTCGCGCCGGGGAAAAAGATTCCCTTCCGCGAAGTGCTGGGGAAAGTCTGGGTTTACGGCATTATTCTGGCGATCGCCTCTGCGGGTTTTGGCGTGATCGCCACCTTTATCACGCTGTTTTATGCCGATCGGAATTGGGACGGTGCCGCGCTGACGCTGACCATTTTCAGCTGCGCTTTTGTCGGTGCGCGGCTGGTGTTTCCTAACAGCATTCAGCGGTTTGGTGGATTGCGCGTAGCGATGGCGTGCTTTGTGGTTGAGATCGTGGGGTTATTGCTGGTGTGGGGGGCGGCGCTGCCGTTGATGGCCGAAGTCGGCGCATTCCTCGCGGGGGCGGGTTTCTCTTTGGTGTTCCCGGCATTAGGTGTGGTTGCCGTTCAGGCTGTCTCGCCGCAGAATCAGGGCAGCGCACTGGCGACCTATACGATATTTCTCGATTTGTCGCTGGGCATTGTCGGGCCAGTGGCGGGTGTGCTGATGGCCTATACCGGTATAGCCTCTATTTATCTGGCGGCGGCGTTGCTGGGGCTATGTGGTCTGGCGCTGACGTGGCGGCTGACTCAGCGCACGGCAGTCAAAGAATAA
- a CDS encoding DcrB family lipoprotein — MSNVIKYLGVGLLVGLLVACDGKTDDAAKAGAQDKPAAEASVGQNIELMEGKIAFTLPADMRDQSGKVGTQANNMHVYANDNGQKAVIVILGDNTTEELTVLAQRLEDQQRTRDTNLQVVTNKTIDVDGKKLQQLDSIITSSGQQAYSSVVLGKVENQLLTLQITLPASNQQQAQSEAEGIIHTLKLK, encoded by the coding sequence ATGTCGAATGTAATCAAATACCTCGGTGTCGGCTTGCTTGTCGGCCTGCTTGTTGCCTGTGATGGCAAAACGGATGACGCCGCAAAAGCGGGTGCGCAAGATAAACCTGCCGCAGAAGCCAGCGTAGGTCAGAATATTGAATTAATGGAAGGCAAGATTGCGTTTACTCTGCCAGCCGATATGCGCGACCAGAGCGGCAAAGTGGGAACGCAGGCGAACAACATGCACGTTTATGCCAATGACAATGGGCAGAAAGCGGTCATCGTGATTCTGGGCGACAACACTACGGAAGAACTGACCGTGCTGGCGCAGCGTCTGGAAGATCAGCAACGCACGCGTGACACCAACCTTCAGGTCGTGACCAACAAAACCATCGACGTTGACGGCAAGAAGCTGCAACAGCTAGACAGCATCATCACCAGCAGCGGGCAACAGGCTTATTCCTCTGTCGTGTTGGGTAAAGTAGAAAACCAACTGCTGACCTTGCAGATCACGCTGCCGGCCAGCAATCAGCAGCAGGCACAGAGCGAAGCGGAAGGCATCATCCACACCCTGAAGCTGAAATAA
- a CDS encoding 7-cyano-7-deazaguanine/7-aminomethyl-7-deazaguanine transporter: MYRFTPQQRLTALIWLSLFHVLIITSSNYLVQLPVLIFGFHTTWGAFTFPFIFLATDLTVRIFGAPLARRIILTVMVPALVISYLVSSLFYQGSWQSFEALSQVNIVVARIACASFMAYVLGQILDVHVFNRLRQNRAWWVAPAVSTVFGNFSDTLAFFFIAFYHSTDAFMAANWVEIAMVDYAFKLLISLAFFLPMYGVMLNMVLKRLSEQKGSADYHSVSSHH; this comes from the coding sequence ATGTATCGTTTTACTCCCCAGCAGCGGCTTACGGCGCTTATCTGGCTATCGTTGTTCCATGTCCTGATCATTACATCGAGTAATTATCTGGTTCAGCTCCCGGTCTTGATTTTCGGTTTCCATACCACTTGGGGCGCGTTTACCTTTCCGTTTATTTTTCTGGCTACTGACCTGACGGTACGGATTTTCGGTGCACCGCTGGCGCGTCGTATTATTTTGACCGTGATGGTACCTGCACTGGTGATTTCCTATCTGGTTTCATCTCTGTTTTATCAGGGATCGTGGCAGTCGTTCGAAGCGTTAAGTCAGGTAAATATCGTCGTAGCACGTATCGCCTGCGCCAGCTTCATGGCGTATGTTCTGGGTCAGATTCTGGATGTTCACGTTTTCAACCGCCTGCGCCAAAATCGTGCGTGGTGGGTCGCTCCAGCCGTGTCGACCGTGTTTGGTAACTTCAGCGATACGCTGGCCTTTTTCTTCATCGCGTTTTACCACAGCACTGATGCCTTCATGGCTGCAAACTGGGTCGAAATTGCGATGGTGGACTATGCGTTCAAACTGCTGATCAGCCTGGCATTTTTCCTGCCGATGTACGGCGTGATGCTAAACATGGTACTCAAACGTCTGAGCGAGCAAAAAGGCTCGGCCGACTACCATTCCGTCAGCAGCCACCATTAA
- the tusA gene encoding sulfurtransferase TusA, translated as MTDPFTNPDKTLDAQGLRCPEPVMMVRKTVRQMETGQTLLIIADDPATTRDIPGFCVFMEHELLAQETEQLPYRYLLRKG; from the coding sequence ATGACCGATCCCTTTACCAACCCGGATAAAACCCTTGATGCGCAGGGGCTGCGCTGCCCTGAGCCAGTGATGATGGTGCGTAAGACGGTACGCCAGATGGAAACCGGGCAAACGCTGCTGATTATTGCCGACGATCCGGCCACCACCCGCGATATTCCCGGTTTTTGCGTGTTCATGGAACATGAGCTTCTGGCGCAGGAAACCGAACAGCTTCCCTATCGTTATCTGCTGCGCAAAGGTTAA